Proteins encoded together in one Amphritea japonica ATCC BAA-1530 window:
- a CDS encoding aminotransferase class I/II-fold pyridoxal phosphate-dependent enzyme, producing MSAKKLTTDLKQKLIQQSLRRKYEKVDREADEPLKPLRQSNIPKKFYRFDQHPGYRQMQIIDQGASMLDLESPFFRVHDDIAGATTNIDGREMINFASYNYLGLSGHEKVNQAAIEAIQRYGTSVSASRIMAGERPIHAQLESAIATSYGVDDAVVYVSGHATNVSTIGYLFSDKDLIIHDEYAHNSTIVGAQLSGAKRLSFSHNDMPALEQLLEQHRHLFERVVIIVEGLYGMDGDYPDLPRLIELKKQFHCFLMVDEAHSFGVLGKTGKGLKEIYGIPGPEVDIWMGTLSKSLSGCGGFIAGESALIDNLRYLSPGFLYSAGLPAPTAAAAIASLEIMATEPERITQLHNISTYFLAQAQLAGLNTGVSKGIAIIPVIIGSSVKTTRIAAKLFREGINVQSIVYPGVPENSARLRFFISCDHTKKQVDTTIDILKQLL from the coding sequence ATGAGCGCAAAAAAGCTAACAACAGACCTTAAACAAAAACTCATTCAGCAGTCCTTACGGCGAAAATATGAAAAGGTTGATAGGGAAGCCGATGAGCCACTGAAACCCCTGAGGCAATCAAACATACCTAAAAAGTTCTACCGCTTTGATCAGCATCCGGGCTATCGACAGATGCAGATTATCGATCAGGGCGCATCAATGCTGGACTTAGAGAGCCCTTTTTTTAGGGTTCATGATGATATCGCTGGCGCCACAACAAACATTGATGGCCGCGAAATGATTAATTTTGCCAGCTATAACTATTTAGGCCTCTCAGGGCATGAAAAAGTCAATCAAGCTGCGATTGAGGCTATACAGCGATACGGCACATCTGTTTCTGCCAGCCGGATTATGGCTGGTGAACGCCCGATCCATGCCCAGTTGGAAAGCGCTATAGCTACAAGCTACGGCGTTGATGATGCTGTTGTCTACGTCAGCGGCCACGCAACCAATGTGTCCACCATAGGCTATCTGTTTAGCGACAAAGACCTCATTATTCATGACGAATATGCCCATAATAGCACTATTGTAGGAGCGCAACTTTCGGGCGCAAAAAGGCTTTCATTTAGTCACAATGACATGCCGGCTCTGGAGCAATTGCTGGAGCAACACAGACATCTGTTCGAAAGAGTCGTCATAATTGTTGAAGGCCTCTACGGCATGGATGGTGATTACCCTGACCTTCCCCGCCTGATCGAATTAAAGAAACAGTTTCACTGCTTCCTGATGGTCGATGAGGCACATTCATTTGGCGTACTGGGCAAAACCGGCAAAGGACTGAAAGAGATCTATGGTATTCCAGGCCCTGAAGTCGATATCTGGATGGGAACCCTGAGTAAAAGCCTGTCAGGCTGCGGCGGTTTCATAGCAGGAGAATCTGCTCTGATAGATAATCTTCGTTACCTGTCACCCGGATTCTTATACAGCGCAGGCCTTCCTGCACCTACTGCTGCTGCAGCCATCGCTTCTCTTGAAATAATGGCCACTGAACCGGAGCGCATCACTCAATTACACAACATTTCAACCTACTTCTTAGCGCAAGCTCAGTTAGCAGGCCTGAATACCGGTGTAAGTAAAGGCATTGCAATTATCCCGGTTATTATTGGCAGTTCAGTTAAAACCACTCGAATTGCCGCAAAGCTGTTCCGGGAAGGGATTAATGTGCAATCAATCGTTTATCCCGGCGTACCTGAAAATAGTGCCAGACTTCGATTTTTTATCTCTTGCGACCATACTAAGAAGCAAGTCGATACAACCATCGATATCCTGAAGCAACTGCTCTGA
- a CDS encoding SDR family NAD(P)-dependent oxidoreductase codes for MLKHFFNRRLRDSYTPAVILITGATGAIGAALAKCYAGPGVILLLQGRQERVLDQVAQQCVEMGAEVRPYCIDLLDAPSVIAWLDQLNEDYCVDLFIANAGMNISTGVDNAGECEDEMLQLLDLNIKATLLMSSYLSKEMRKRGSGKIALISSLAGFYGLPMMPSYCASKAAVKAYGEALRGWLSGSGVGVTVIMPGNIQSAMCDGMLGPKPFLMTPEYAARVMQRGIARNAARVSFPFPLNLGTWCLMLLPASVSQKILRLLSYSRPKG; via the coding sequence GTGCTGAAACATTTTTTCAACCGCCGTCTCAGGGATAGTTACACGCCTGCTGTTATATTAATAACCGGTGCCACTGGTGCGATTGGGGCTGCTTTGGCTAAATGTTATGCCGGGCCAGGAGTTATACTGCTTCTTCAGGGGCGGCAAGAAAGAGTGTTGGATCAGGTTGCCCAGCAATGCGTTGAAATGGGGGCAGAGGTACGGCCGTATTGCATTGATTTATTAGATGCACCCTCGGTGATAGCCTGGTTAGACCAGTTAAATGAAGATTACTGTGTAGACCTGTTTATTGCTAATGCAGGAATGAATATCAGTACTGGGGTTGATAATGCCGGAGAGTGTGAAGACGAAATGCTCCAATTGTTGGATCTCAATATCAAGGCTACTTTGCTAATGAGTAGTTATCTGTCTAAGGAGATGCGCAAGCGTGGCAGTGGAAAAATTGCATTAATTAGTTCGTTAGCAGGGTTTTATGGCTTACCTATGATGCCCAGTTATTGTGCCAGTAAAGCTGCAGTGAAAGCTTATGGTGAGGCGTTGAGAGGATGGTTGTCAGGGTCCGGTGTTGGAGTGACAGTAATCATGCCAGGTAATATTCAGTCGGCTATGTGCGATGGGATGCTGGGCCCGAAACCTTTTCTGATGACGCCTGAATATGCTGCCAGAGTTATGCAGCGTGGTATTGCACGAAATGCTGCCAGGGTAAGTTTTCCGTTTCCGTTGAATCTGGGAACCTGGTGCCTGATGTTACTGCCTGCCTCGGTATCTCAGAAAATTCTTCGTTTGCTCAGTTATAGCCGTCCCAAAGGGTAG
- a CDS encoding capsule biosynthesis protein, whose protein sequence is MRNSKKVFLLLQGPPSGFSAALSKGLQNRGAKCLKINFCLGEWLFWQGAEAINYRGTLTDWPGFLVDFIKQHNVTDVVYYADRLPYHRLAIDIAADLGINAITYENGYLRPYWITLEHGGMSRLSHFPTDPGHILEEGKKHPAPTIQQGLGHPFWQEARNEVVYNLANFFDIAFFRRYQADKVYNPLYEYLNYIPRLLQNKKQTKIARKVITGLKSKRFFLFPLQMQNDYQLRENSPFQHQTEAITLAISALSESAEQDTHLLFKIHPMDNGIESWSDIINDLTTRYKLNGRVWYIDGGNLDHIIRDCAGTVTINSTVGVTGIQKLKPVITLGDAMYDIPGLTSQQTLKAFFQQPQPPNPELVDSFIRLMAATIQVHGSFISEKGREFAISEMSERLINNRVNQPGALLSEPPRNRKTN, encoded by the coding sequence TTGCGTAACAGCAAAAAAGTTTTTCTTTTACTGCAGGGGCCACCATCCGGATTCAGTGCAGCACTTAGCAAAGGCCTTCAAAACCGTGGTGCCAAATGCTTAAAAATAAACTTCTGCCTGGGTGAGTGGTTATTCTGGCAAGGAGCAGAAGCGATAAACTATCGCGGAACACTCACCGACTGGCCTGGCTTTCTGGTTGATTTCATTAAGCAACATAACGTCACTGATGTAGTCTATTATGCTGACCGCCTCCCCTATCACCGGCTTGCTATCGATATTGCTGCTGATTTAGGCATTAATGCGATCACCTATGAGAACGGTTATCTGCGCCCCTATTGGATTACGCTGGAACATGGCGGAATGTCACGACTGTCACACTTCCCTACGGACCCTGGCCATATCCTTGAGGAAGGAAAGAAACATCCAGCACCGACAATTCAACAAGGCCTCGGGCATCCTTTTTGGCAGGAGGCCAGAAATGAAGTTGTATACAACCTGGCTAACTTCTTTGATATCGCCTTCTTTCGCCGCTATCAGGCAGATAAGGTTTATAACCCCTTATATGAATACCTAAACTATATCCCCCGGCTGCTGCAAAACAAAAAACAGACTAAAATCGCGCGCAAGGTAATTACAGGCCTAAAAAGCAAACGTTTCTTTCTTTTCCCGCTACAGATGCAAAATGATTATCAGCTCCGTGAAAACTCACCCTTTCAGCATCAGACTGAAGCAATCACACTGGCGATATCAGCCCTCTCAGAAAGCGCTGAACAGGATACGCACCTGCTATTTAAAATCCACCCTATGGATAACGGAATTGAGTCATGGTCAGATATCATCAACGATCTCACCACACGCTATAAACTAAATGGCAGAGTTTGGTATATCGATGGTGGTAACCTGGATCACATTATCAGAGACTGTGCAGGAACAGTTACCATTAACAGTACCGTTGGCGTTACAGGTATCCAGAAGTTAAAACCGGTGATCACACTTGGCGATGCGATGTATGACATTCCAGGGTTAACCAGCCAACAGACACTAAAAGCTTTTTTCCAACAACCTCAACCTCCTAATCCAGAACTCGTTGACAGTTTCATCCGGTTGATGGCCGCAACTATACAGGTTCACGGCAGCTTCATATCGGAAAAAGGTCGTGAGTTTGCTATCTCTGAGATGAGTGAAAGGCTAATCAATAACAGGGTGAATCAACCCGGAGCTTTACTATCAGAGCCGCCAAGGAATAGAAAAACAAACTAA